A genomic region of Ictalurus furcatus strain D&B chromosome 29, Billie_1.0, whole genome shotgun sequence contains the following coding sequences:
- the LOC128604180 gene encoding coiled-coil domain-containing protein 1-like: protein MDKDDEVVEVDEAGNEDEEVDENNKAVDEDVEEDEVDEDNEAVYEDVEENEVDECNEAVDEDDEVDEDNEAVDEDVEDDEVDEAVDEDVEEDEVDEDNEAVDEDVEENEVDECNEAVDEDDEVDEDNEAVDEDVEENEVGECNEAVDEDDEVDEDNEAVDEDVEENEVDECNEAVDEDDEVDEDNEAVDKDVEEHEVDECNEAVDEDDEDQDDAVDEKGYDL, encoded by the coding sequence ATGGATAAAGATGATGAGGTTGTTGAGGTTGATGAGGCTGGGAATGAAGATGAGGAGGTTGATGAGAATAATAAGGCTGTGGATGAAGATGTTGAGGAGGATGAGGTTGATGAGGATAATGAGGCTGTGTATGAAGATGTTGAGGAGAATGAGGTTGATGAGTGTAATGAGGCTgtggatgaagatgatgaggtTGATGAGGATAATGAGGCTGTGGATGAAGATGTTGAGGATGATGAGGTTGATGAGGCTGTGGATGAAGATGTTGAGGAGGATGAGGTTGATGAGGATAATGAGGCTGTGGATGAAGATGTTGAGGAGAATGAGGTTGATGAGTGTAATGAGGCTgtggatgaagatgatgaggtTGATGAGGATAATGAGGCTGTGGATGAAGATGTTGAGGAGAATGAGGTTGGTGAGTGTAATGAGGCTgtggatgaagatgatgaggtTGATGAGGATAATGAGGCTGTGGATGAAGATGTTGAGGAGAATGAGGTTGATGAGTGTAATGAGGCTgtggatgaagatgatgaggtTGATGAGGATAATGAGGCTGTGGATAAAGATGTTGAGGAGCATGAGGTTGATGAGTGTAATGAGGCTgtggatgaagatgatgaggatCAGGATGATGCGGTTGATGAGAAGGGCTATGATCTATGA